In Helicobacter pylori, the DNA window AAGAGACAATAACCTAGTGGATTATGATGATTTGACTATGGCTCAAAAAATGAATACCACCGCTTTATCTATGAGCCGATTATACGAGCAGATGCTAAACTGCCCAGTAGCAGTTACCTCTGGTTATAGGACTTATAACGATAAAGCCATTATTGCGGATTATGGATTAAAAGAAGCCACCAAGATTTTAGAACTGAATGCGACAACAGAGGGCGAGAAAAAAGAGGAAGTTGAAGCCCTTTTAAAACCCTTTATGCTCACTAACGCTGATAACGAAAAAAGAACCAAGTGGTTGAGAAAAAAGCTAGACCTATACAAGGGCTACATAGGATACAAAATTGTTAAAGGTTATACAGAGAAGCAAGTATGCCACAAGCTAACATAGAAACTAGCTTCATTTGTTTTGAACTCAAACCATTCCATTAATAAAAATCAGTTCAAAGACATCATAGTGAATTTGGGTAGGGAGTTCAACCAAGACAGCATTATTATCAACAGCCCTAAAGATAAGCGTGGGGCTGTATTCACTTTAATATGCACTACCCCTTACCCCTACTTGATGCTTGATGGGGAAAAAACAAGACTTGGAGAACCCTTTGCTGAATTAAAAGACCCTAAATTTAGGAACTCTATCGCTGATGAAGCCTTACCTAATGGCCAGTCAAACCCTGACTTTTTGATTGCTTTCACGGAGTTTATGCGTAGCGTTGCTAAACACAGCTACAGCGAAACTAAAAAAGATAAAATCAAAAGAGATGATAAATCTAAATCCGCTAGGTTTGGGTTCTCTACCTATGAAAGTATAGTAAGAACTTATAAGGCAACCGAACAAAAAGACATTACCGCTAACAGCGTTCTTGCTAAATTAAAAGTCAATTTGATAGAGAACGGACAGAGAAAAATAAGAGGAACTAGGGGTGGTTGGGAAAATTGGAGCAAGTGGATTCCTGGATACTCCTACGACTTGAACGCTTCCTTTACTATGGATAGCGTTCTAGATAACACATACAAACCCAAACCCCTTAAAACTAATCAATTTGATACTAACGCTGGGTATTGTTTTATTAACGAACAAGACCTACTCAATCAGCTCATCAATGTGAGCGCGAAACTATCCCACGACACCTTATTAGCGATAAGACAAACAGAAAACATAAACCTAGTTTATGCTTTGATTAAAGACACCACTTATATGATTTTATCTTTGAGATTGATAAAGCGGTGAGAATTTCAATCAGCTAGTCATTGAAGTCCCCCAAATCCGTCCTTAAGAATGCAGAACTCAATCAAGTTAAAAATGTATTGACCTCACAAATTCATAACGGGGCGTATAGTTTTAGAGGCGATGTGTATAGGAGTAAACACCTGGATTTATACTAGATTGAGTTATAGCGTTTTATTAACTATAAGAATTAGGGGGTGTTTGGGATATTCCCCTTTAAGCACTTTATAAAATCCCCCAAACGCTCTAAAAATCAGCATAACGAAAAATCAAAGTTTTAAAATCAAAACTTTTTAATTTTATTCTAAAAAAATAAATGAGAGCAAACCCAACAAACCGCTTTATTATGACCCTATAAAAATAGGGGGGAAAGCGAGATCTGCAATTAATCTTGCTGGATCCTTATGGCTGTGGGTGTGGATAGTTCTTCTTCAGTAGGGATTCTTAAAAAATCGCTATTACCCACTTTTCTTGTTTGTTTCACCACAGGCTGAGAAGGCGTAGCGATAGATTCCAAACTCGCTCCACCGCTGTTTCTTTCAGCACCGGTTGCAATGATAGTAACGCGCACATGATCAATGGGGATACTCTCGCTCGTGTGTTGGCCAAACTTAACATCAACATCTTGATTGGCTCGTTCTTGAATAGATATGCAAGCTTGAGAATAAGCATACATAGGATAATCAGGGTGGTGCTCAAAAAAGACAATAATGCTCTTAGCCCCATCAATAGAAGCGTCATCAAGAAGAGGCGATTGGATCGCATTTTCCACTGCTAATTTAGCGGATTCTTCGCCAGTGGCCTCACCAATACCCATTAACGCAAAGCCTTTAAAGCCAAGAGCACTCTTTAAATCGGAAAAATCAACATTAATATCACCGGGCTTAGTGATGATCGTAGAAATACCGCTCACAGCCCTAACCAAGACATCATCAACTTCTTTATAGCATTCTTTGGTGCTGGCGTTTTTTTTCATGGTCAAAAGAATTTTATCATTAGGGATAACCAAAATAGAATCGCTAGTTTGCTCCAACTCCTTTAACCCCTCTTCGGCTTTCTTGCTTTTTTGAGATCCTTCGTATTTGAAAGGCTTAGTAACGATAGCAATCGTGAGTGCTCCCACTTCTTTTGCGATTTTAACGATAGTAGGGGTGGCTCCAGTCCCAGTCCCTCCTCCAAGCCCTGTAGAGACAATGACTAATTTGGCGTCCTTAATCGCTTCTCTAATTTCATTAGTGCTTTCTTCAGCGGCTTTCCTACCAATATCAGGAACCCCTCCAGCGCCTAAACCTCCAGTAGACTCTTTGCCTAAAAGGATTTTAACCGGAGCGGGATTGTTTTTGAGATGTTGGCCATCAGTGTTCGTTGCAATGGGGGTAACATCTTGATGCACGCCGTATTCAACCAGGTGTTTAATCATGTTAGACCCCCCACCTCCAACACCGATGACGACAATCTTAGCCCCTTTATAAGCTGGATCGCTTACTTCTTCAATGCTCGCTTGACCAATATTATAATTTTCCATCTCTGATTGATGAACCATAGCCACATTCCCCTTGAGATACGATTTTTGCAAATCTTAAACTTTGATAAATAGCTAAAGGATTATACCATGTTTTCTGGCTTTTGATAACTATCAAGGCGTTTTTATCGCATAAAGAAATTGCTGTATCTTAAAAGATTTTAGAAATCTTATCAAGGAAACTTTTAAAAAAACCTTTTTGTTCGGTGGGTTTTATAGGCAAGAAGTCATCGTTTTTAGCGGTGTTTAAAGGAGCGTTAGGGGTTTTTAAATCGCTCAAATTCCTTTCTGTGGGCGATGAATGGATATGGGGGGTAGGGCTTGATTGATGGGCTGTTCTTGTGTAATCATCGCTTTCATGGTAGCGGATAACCCCTTTAGAGTCTCTTTCATAATTGGTATGCCCCCCTGCTTTGTATAAAATCAAGCCAACCACGACTGAAAAGCGAGGATCTTTCAAGTCTTCAAACATGCCCATGATATTGTATTTTTCCATAGGGGCCGCCAAACGCACCGGGTAATTAGTGAAATGGGTTCTGGCTAATTCCTTGATCCCTTTCATTAAAGCCATCCCACCGGTTAACACAACGCCCCCACCCAAATGCTCTTCTAATCCGCTATCCTGAATGCTCCTGTGGATGATTTTAAAAGTTTCTAAAGCCCTTTCCCTCATGATAGTTTGGATTTCACTAAGCGGCACAATATGGCTTTCATGGCCATCAGAGCCGGTGGTAGGGATTTGGACATTTTGAGAGGGCGTTTCTTCACCACCTTCAAAAGAAAGATCCCCATATTTGATCTTAACTTCTTCAGCGTAAGGGAATGGGGTGTTGAGCATGTGCGATAAATCCGTGGTTAAATGGTGAGAGCCTACGGGTAAGTATTTGTTATAGCGTATGGAATTGCCGCTATAAATCGTAAGGTTGCATGTCTCTCCGCCCATATCCACGCAAGCCACGCCCAATTCCCTTTCATCATTAGACAAGGTGGCAATCGAGGCTGCATAAGAATTGATCACGATGTTTTCAATCTCCACCCCAGATTGGATCATGATTTTTTCTAAATTTTCAATGTTGTTTTTTTCTGTATAGACAATATGGATAAAGACTTCTAAGCGAGTCCCGCTCATTCCTAAGGGGTCATTCACTTCTTGTTTGTCTAAAGTGAAGCGATAAGGGAGGGCATGCAAAATATGTTTATCATTATCTAAGCCTGCTTTAGCGCATGCGTTATTGATAGCACGATTGATTTCATCTATAGTGACCACATTGTCTTTAGTGCTAGCCACACCGGTAATATCTCTAATGCTTTCAGTATAAGCTCCAGAAAAAGAAACAATCGCCTTAGTTTTAGGGTGGTATTCCCCAAAATGGGGCATGGGGTTATTTCTGTCTTCATCAGCGTTCAAACCTGCCATTTTTTTAGCGCTATTAATCACTTCTTTAATGGCGTTAGAAGCGTGAGCAAGGCTATTAATGCGCCCTCTTTTAATGGCTTTTGAATTGATTTCTTTAGAGTCTTGATGGGCTGTGCCAATGATGCGCAAAATCCCTTCTTTAAATTCAGCCACTATCGCGCAAATCTTTCTAGAGCCTATATCAACCCCTATAACGATTTCTTTATGTTCCATGATTTCCCCTTGCATTATTGAATGTATTTGACTATCTTATAGCGTTTTTTCAATTCTTCTATCAACGCTTTATCAAAAAAATCCGTTTTAGTGTTATTGACTAAACGCTGCATATACTGGCTTTCTTCTGCACTAAAGGAGTGGTTGAAATTTTGCTCTGTGATTTGATAGAGCACCACTTTATTACCTATGGTTACAAACCCCTTTTTTTCTTGGCGGTTAAAAAGGGTGTTGATAAACTTAGCGCTTTCTTCTTGGTTAAGTTCGCTAATAGTGCCTCCAAAATTAGGGCTTACATAGCCCACGCTTTTGCCTTTAAAATCCTTAAGTTTTTCTTTAGCTAAGGTTTGTAACGCCGTAAGGGTTTTTTCTTGAGTCAAGCGGGTTTTAAGAGCGCTTTTAGCTTCATTAAAATTTTGTAATTCGTCTTTAATTTGAGAAATGAGCTGCACCACAATAAAACCATCTTTAAAAGGCTCTGGTTTTAGGATTTCAAGGGGCTTGAGAGCGGCGAGTTTTTGCGTGATTTCAGCAGTATAAGGGGAGTTGTTTTCTTCAAAATCTTGCGTGGTGTAGTTTTGCGCGTTCCCTTTTTTGAGAGCGATATAACTCCTTAAGGCTTTTTCATTCGCTTTTTGCATGCTTAAATCATGCTTGACTTGCTCTTGAACGCTTTTAAAATCCTGCAATTTCCCCTCTTTGTCCAAATAAGACACCTTGTTTTTATGGTAGTACTCCTCCAACTCTTTCAAATCAGGTTTTTCTAAACTAGCGTCAAAATATAAAGAGCGTGTTTTAAAGCTTGTGGGCTTTTTAAAATCCTTTTTATGGGACTCGTAATATTTTTTCATCTCTTCTTCATTAAGAGAGATTTTAACATCACTAGGATTTAGAATAAGAATGTCTAATTTGTCTTGCAATTTTGCCCAAAGCGATAAACTGGATTGCTCCAAAGGGGTAGTGGTTTTGGGGAATAGAGCGCTGATTTTTTGAAGGATTAAAAGCCTTTCAACGCTTTCTTCAAAATGCTTGGGGCGGTAATGGCTTTGTTTTAAGATATTTTTATACAATTCTTCATCAAAAACGCCATCTTTTTGAAAAACGCTCGTTTTTCTGATCTCTTTGGCCACTTCTTGCTTCGTAGCGCCAAGCCCTAAATCTAAAGCGAGATTCCTCAATAAGGCTTGATTGATGAGCGAATCTAGAGCGCTTTTTTCCAAATGCATGGCTTTGATTTGATCTTCAGTGAGTTCTTTAAAGTTGGGGATAGACTCAGCATAGGCGTCTTTAAGGCGGCGGTATTCTTGGGCTAATTCTTCTTGAGAAATCTTAATCTGTCCCACTTTGGCAGCGCTATCGCTATCTAAAGAAAAGCTGTATTGCCCCCAGCCTATCATCCCGGCGGCAATAAAAGCGATCGTGCTTATCCATATTGTAACCACTAAATACTTTCTATGATTTTGCATCCATTCAATCATAAGAACTCTAATCCCTTTTAAAAAATCAAAAATGTGAAATTCAGGTTTAAACAACCTTATAGTAAAATCAAATAACCTTATTTTAACCAAAGGTTATTAAAATTATCCTTATTATAGAGGGTTTTTAACATGAATTTTCAAGAAAATTTAGCCGCTTTGGATTTGGAGTATCTTTGGCACCCTTGCTCGCAAATGCAAGAGCATCAAAATTTCCCCATTATCCCCATTAAAAAGGCTCAAGGGATTTATCTCTATGATTTTAATGATAACGCTTACATGGATTTAATCAGCTCATGGTGGGTGAATCTTTTTGGGCATAATAACGCCTACATCAGCCAGCAGCTCAAAAATCAAATTGATGATTTAGAGCATGTCCTTTTGGCTTCTTTTAGCCATAAGCCCATCATCACGCTCTCTCAAAGGCTTTGCCAGCTCACTCATATGGATAAATGCTTTTATGCGGATAACGGCTCATCTTGTATTGAAATCGCTTTGAAAATGAGCTATCACGCCCATTTTTTAAAAAACCAAACGCGCCCTAAAAAGCTTTTTTTATCGCTTTCTAATTCCTATCATGGCGAGACTTTGGGAGCGTTAAGCGTGGGCGATGTGAAACTTTATAAAGACACTTACACCCCCTTATTGCTCAAGAATCTCATCACACCCGTGCCTAAAAACGACAATGAAATAGAAAATAGTTTGAACGCTTTAAGGCGTTTGTTAGATAAGCATCATGAAGAAATTTGTGCCTTCATTGCAGAACCTCTTTTGCAATGCGCAGGGAATATGCATATTTATAGTGCAAAGTATTTAAAACAAGCCGTTTTATTGTGTAAGCAAAAAAACATCCACATTATTTTTGATGAAATCGCTACCGGGTTTGGGCGCACAGGGAGCATGTTTGCTTATGAACAATGCGAAATTGAGCCTGATTTTTTATGCTTGTCTAAAGGGATTAGCGGGGGGTATTTGCCTTTAAGCGTGCTATTAACCTATAATGAAATCTATAACCAATTTTACGCTCCCTATGAAGAAAATAAAGCGTTTTTGCATTCGCACAGCTACACAGGAAACGCCCTGGCATGCGCATGCGCGAACGCTACGCTGGATATTTTTGAAAAAGAAAATGTTATTGAAAAAAACAAGGCTTTAAGCGAGTTTATTTTTAGCGCACTCCAAAACGCATTAAAACCCTTGATAGAGCAACAAGTGGTGTCTAACTTAAGGCATTTGGGCATGGTCTTTGCCTTTGAAGTCTTTATTCAAACCAAAGAGCGTTTGAGTTTGGCGGTTTTTAAAAAAGCTCTAACTAAAGGTTTGTTGTTGCGCCCCTTAAACAACACGATCTACCTCATGCCCCCTTACATTATCACGCATGAAGAAATCAACAAGGCGGTTGCGGGGTTAGTGGAAATTCTTGATGAGTTAAAAAATGGCTGAAAGCGTTTTTAAAATAGTAAAAAGCTTAATTTCAGTCAAGCGATAGCTTTTTCTGTTTGTTTGGTTTCAAAAATCAAGCTTTTAACCTGATATAAAACCTATTCAATCAAACCTATTCAATGATTTTAGGCACAACGAAGTAATGATCCTGGCTGTGTTTGTTGTGGCTTAAAATCTCTTTGGCAATGTTAGGTTGGTTTTTGGGCTCGTCTTCTCTTAAGGGGGTGCTAAGATGCGTATCTGTTTTTAGATCATGAGTTTCTAAAGCGAAAATGTTTTCTACAAAGCCTAAAATCTCGGCTAAATGGCCTTTAACGCTCTCTTTATACTCATCTTTAATCTCTAGCATGCTCAATTTTTCTAAGCGTTGCAATAATGCGTCATCAATTTGCATTCTTTTCCTTTAGTTTAAAATAGGGGTTCGTCCATCGTTGCTGGGGCCTTGATACCCATGAGCTTTAACACGCTGCTAGCGATATTGTTTAACGCTCCGTTTTTAATGGATTTGACTCCATTCCCTAAAACAAAGCAATACACGCTCCCGGCGGTGTGGTTGGTTAAGGGGTTTTGGTTTTCATCTTTCATGCGTTCGCAATTCCCATGATCGCTTGTTAAAAGCATGGCGTAATTTAATTCTTTAGCCAGTGAAAGGATTTCCCCTAAGCATGCATCCACCGCTTCTACCGCTTTGATGCTCGCTTCAAAATTCCCCGTATGCCCCACCATATCGCCATTAGCAAAATTCACAATGATCAAATCCGTGCCTAATTTCATCTGCTCTAACACCGCAAGGGTTACTTCTTTGGCGCTCATTTCAGGCTTTAAGTCATAAGTGGTTACTTTTGGGCTTTGGATAAGCACCCGGTTTTCATTTTTAAAAGGCGCTTCCACTCCGCCATTGATGAAAAAGGTTACATGCGCGTATTTTTCAGTTTCAGCGATATGGCTTTGGGTCAGGTTGTGTTGAGAGACCACTTCAGTGAGCGTGTTTTGAACGCTTTCTTTGGGGAATAAAACAGGGTAGGGGAAAGTGTTATCATAAGGCGTCATGGTAGCGATATGGAGTTTTTTAAAAGTTTCGCGCTCAAAGCCATTAAATTCCTTTTGGCCTAAAGCGCTCACGATTTCTCTAGCCCTATCATTCCTGAAATTGATAAAAATGAAACTTTCACCATCTTGCATGCCGCAATAATTTTTAAAACAAGTGGGCATGATAAATTCATCGGTGATACTTTTATCATACTGGCTTTGGATATACTCGCTAGGGCTTAAGGGCGTGTTATTAAGCCCCATTAAGCTATGATACGCAAGCTCAATCCTTTCAAAGCGCTTATCCCTATCCATGGCATAAAAACGACCGCTTATGGTAGCGATTTGAATGTTTTCATTGCAGATATTTTGCATTTGTTTTAAATAAGTTAAAGCGCTTTTAGGAGCGACATCGCGCCCATCGGTGATTAAATGCAGACAGACTTTTTTGCCGGATTTTTCACACTCTAAAGCCAAAGCGATAAAATGCTCAATGTGTGAATGCACGCCTCCATCGCTCATTAAACCCATAAGATGCACCATTTTGCTTTTGTGGATCGTGTTTAAAAAAGCGGGGTTGTTTTTTAATCCATCGTTTTGAAGGCTTAAAGAAATTTTGACTAAATCCTGATACAGCACCCTACCAGCCCCAATGCACATATGCCCCACTTCAGAATTCCCCATTTGCCCTTCAGGCAAGCCCACGCTCAAGCCATGCGTATCAATCAAGCTATAAGGCAAGGTTTTAAACATCAAGTCATAAGTGGGTTTTTTGGCATGGAAGAAAGCGTTATGATCGCTATCTTTACGATACCCAATGCCATCAGTGATAATCAAAAGAGTTTTTTGCACCATTTTTAGGACTTTTTAAAGCTCTTGCATGAGAGTGATGTGGTTAGCTAAAATCGCATTCCTTTGCCCTGGAGAGCAATTTTTGCACACTTCTTTATTTTTGGAATTTTTGGAAGCGGTTTTGGTGTTGTTTTTAACGCTGATATTATTTTTAGAGGAGCGTTTTGGACTCGCTTTAGCCGGTTTTTTTGGGCTTTTTTTAGCGGGTGTGAAATCAGTGCTATTGATTTGAGCGAAATACATGGGTTTATCTTTTTCTTTTTCTGGCTTGTTGGTTATTCGCTCGCTAGTTGCCTCTTTCATTTCTTGGGGTTTTTCTGCTTGGGTTTCCTCTATTTGAGTTTCTTTGGTCTCTGTTTGAGCTAAAGTTTGGGGCATGGCGTTGCCGATAGGGTCTAAATCCAAGTTGCTATTAGCGCTTTTTTGCAATTCTTGGTCATTACTGGACTGCGAATCAAAGATTTTAGATTCTTTCAAACGCCTGATCCTGTCTTGTATCTCTTCATAATACTTTTCAGCTTCGGCGTTAGATTTTTCGCTCCTTTCCCAACGACTGCCCTTGTTGTAAGATTTAATCATGTCTTTTAGATTGTCATGGTAGCGTGTTTTCCAATAGAGCAACTCTTTTAGAGCCACCTCAGAAGCAAGGGCGTCGTTTCTAATGAGCAATTCCCCCATCACATTACGCAAAAAGGGGCTATCATTATGCCCATAGCTTTTTAGAACGCTTGGGATATAAGAATGATACACGCCCGCGCTCGGATCGGAAAAATTGATTTTATAAACCCCTGCGCATGATTCTTTCCATGCGATGCCTGCCATTTCATAGCCTAAATTTTCTTTAGAGCCGAATTGATAGGCGAACTTTAAGACTTCTTTTTGCTTAGCGTTAAAGTCTTTAAGATTATCGCAATTGGTCATCATGACTTTAGTAACGGGCGATTTGGGTTTGTTTTTAACCCCCTTAGCGGGCTTAGGCTCTGTTTTAGTGGGGCTTTCTGCTGTGGCTAAGCTTAAAGATGCACTTAAGGCTGTGCCTAGAAATAAGGCTTTAAAGATGGTGTGAGTGAGTGGGGTTAAATGTTTCAAAACGCCTACCTTTTGTATTGAGAAATAAACTAAACTAAGAATAAATTCAAGTATAATTCTAACATGATTTAGTCTTAAAAGTGATTTTGTTTTTTAGGGAGAATTGAGATTTTGCATTCAGATGAATTGTTAGTAGAGATTTTAGTTGAAGAATTGCCCGCGCAAGCGTTATTGAATGAATATAAAGAAATGACTAAAAAACTCCACGCTCTTTTTCAAAAACGCGCTTTAGAAGTGGGAACTATAGAGGTTTTTTACACCCCTAGGCGCTTGTGTTTGTTCGTTAAAGGCTTTCCCCTTTTAACTCAAGAAACTAAAGAGGAATTTTTTGGGCCTCCCGTTAAAATCGCATGCAATCATCAAGATAAAACGCAAGGGCTGAACGCACTAGGTTTAGGGTTTTATCAAAAATTAGGACTAAAGGATCACCAGCATTTCCAAACAGCGTTTAAAAACAATAAAGAAGTGCTTTATCACGCTAAAATCCACGCGAAAGAGCCTACAAAAGATTTGATCATGCCCATTGTGTTAGAGTTTTTAGAGGGTTTGAATTTTGGGAAGTCTATGCGTTGGGGCAATGTGGAAAAAAGCTTTATCAGACCCATTCATAATATTTGCGTGTTGTTTAATGGGGAAAATTTTAACGATATTGAAGTCAAAGAGTATGGCTTTAAAACCAAGCAAGCCACCAAAGCGCACCGACAAGAGGGTTTTGATTTTATTGAAGTGGATAGCCCTAAAGCGTATTTTGAAGTTTTAGAAAAAAACCATGTCATTTTAGACCCTAAAAAGCGCGAAGCTAAAATCTTACAAGAAATCAAAGAGCTAGAAACAAAGCATCACATTAGCGTAGAAATAGACAGGGATCTGTTAGATGAGGTTGTAGCGATCACGGAATACCCCAGCGTGCTTTTAGGGGAGTTTGACAAGGCGTTTTTAAAATTACCCAGTGAAATCATCATTACTTCCATGAAAGAAAACCAGCGCTATTTTGCAACCTTTTGTCAAAAAAGCCAAGAAGAAAACCCAACATTACACAACGGCTTTATTGTGGTGAGTAACGCTATCAATAAAGACAAGCAAAAAATCATTTTAGGCAATCAAAAGGTTTTAAAAGCCCGCTTGAGCGATGCGGTTTTCTTTTATGAAAACGATCTCAAAAAGCCTTTAGATAACGCCCCTTTAGAGAGCGTGGTTTTTGTGCAAGGTTTAGGGACTTTAAAAGATAAAATGGAGCGCGAATCAACCATCGCTCAATATTTGACGCAAAAATATATTTCATCTTTAAACATGCCTTTAGAAAAAGCCCTTGAGTTGGTTAAAAGAGCCGTTCAAATCGCTAAAGCGGATTTACTCAGTGAAGTGGTGTATGAATTTAGCGAGCTTCAAGGGATCATGGGCTATTACTACGCTTTAAAACAAAATGAAAACGAATTAGTTGCCTTGAGCTTGAAAGAGCAGTATCTACCCACAAGCGAAAACGCCCCCTTGCCCTCTAGTGTTTTTAGTTCAATCGTGGCTTTGAGCTTGAAATTAGACAGCTTGTTTTCTCTTTTTAGCGTGGGTAAAATCCCTAGCGGATCTAAAGATCCTTTTGCTTTAAGGCGCTTGAGTTTTGGATTATTGAAAATCATCGTGCATTATGGGTTAGAATTTGACTTGAAAGCGGATTTAAAAAATCTCTTTGAAAAAGTGGCCGTTTATCAAAGCTTTGATTTAGAGATTTTAGAAAAGTTTTTACTGGAGCGCTTTAATAATTTAATAGATTGTAACCCCTCTATTATAAGGAGCGTGTTAAACACCAACGAGCGAGATATTGTTAAAATCATTCAGAAAGTCAAAGCCTTAAAACGCTTTTTAGACGATCCCAAGAACACTCAAAAAAAAGAGTTGCTTTTTAGCGCTTTCAAACGCCTAGCCAATATCAATAAAGACAGAAACCCTAACGAATCAAGCGAGTTTTTCACGAGTCTTTTCAAAGAATCGCAAGAGCATGCCCTTTTTGAAGCGTTCAATGCGATCAAAACGAGCGCTTTTGAGGGTTTGGATAGCAAAATAGAGGCTTATTTTGGTTTGCATGCGCCTTTAGAAGAATATTTTAAAAGCGTGTTAGTGATGGATAAAGATATAGAAATCCAAAAAAATCGTAAAAATTTCTTATGGGGCGTGTATCAAAGTTTCTTAGAGATTGGGGATATTAAAGAAATTGCGATTTAATTCTTTCAAACGCAAAGTACGGCGTTTTTTGGGGGTAACTTTTTTTATAAGCATGTTTAGCGTGGGCATGCTTAGCGCGAAAATCTTTACCCTACAGGAGTTTTTTAAAGAAGTAGAAACCAACTCTATGGAGTTGATCGGCAAAAAAGCCGATTTTAAAAGCCGTTTGAATGAGCAACGCTCCGTGAACGCTTGGGATTTCCCCTATATTTATAATGAAACTTCTATGGTGAAAAACTTCCAAGGCATTGTAGAAGCGCAGCCC includes these proteins:
- the glyS gene encoding glycine--tRNA ligase subunit beta, with translation MHSDELLVEILVEELPAQALLNEYKEMTKKLHALFQKRALEVGTIEVFYTPRRLCLFVKGFPLLTQETKEEFFGPPVKIACNHQDKTQGLNALGLGFYQKLGLKDHQHFQTAFKNNKEVLYHAKIHAKEPTKDLIMPIVLEFLEGLNFGKSMRWGNVEKSFIRPIHNICVLFNGENFNDIEVKEYGFKTKQATKAHRQEGFDFIEVDSPKAYFEVLEKNHVILDPKKREAKILQEIKELETKHHISVEIDRDLLDEVVAITEYPSVLLGEFDKAFLKLPSEIIITSMKENQRYFATFCQKSQEENPTLHNGFIVVSNAINKDKQKIILGNQKVLKARLSDAVFFYENDLKKPLDNAPLESVVFVQGLGTLKDKMERESTIAQYLTQKYISSLNMPLEKALELVKRAVQIAKADLLSEVVYEFSELQGIMGYYYALKQNENELVALSLKEQYLPTSENAPLPSSVFSSIVALSLKLDSLFSLFSVGKIPSGSKDPFALRRLSFGLLKIIVHYGLEFDLKADLKNLFEKVAVYQSFDLEILEKFLLERFNNLIDCNPSIIRSVLNTNERDIVKIIQKVKALKRFLDDPKNTQKKELLFSAFKRLANINKDRNPNESSEFFTSLFKESQEHALFEAFNAIKTSAFEGLDSKIEAYFGLHAPLEEYFKSVLVMDKDIEIQKNRKNFLWGVYQSFLEIGDIKEIAI